The nucleotide sequence taattaaatttttcacgCGAACTTGTATATATTGCAATACAGCATCAAGGAAAGTAGTAAAGAGGTCAATCGGAGTTCCTCTCTTTGAAATCCCCCCCCAAAGTTGTTAACTGTTGccaaaattggaaactttCATCATTATTGTTTAAAGGACTTTGTATCTCTTTCACCGCCACCACCACCCCTTTTCTGATTTTTTAAATAGAAAATGTCTACTTGACTCTGGCCATGATCATGAAGTTTCTAATTTCGGTGATATATTGCGCAATTTACTGCCAAGTTGTTCTCCAACAACACACCCATTTTCAACTCAACTTTCTAAAATTAGAATATACATGATGATCTGTTATGGGGTGCATAGCCCCAAGGGGTTCTTTTTTTACTACAGGTGGTTCGTTGGGGGAGAGAAGAGGTTAAGCAAATCCAAAACGATTGACAggtttttattttttctttcattttTAGCTGCCAAATCAAGATCACTCACAACTTTGAATACAAACAACCCTCtcacaaaataaaaagtaAAGTGCGAACAAGATTTATCCGGCTTAACTGCGCGCGAGTCTAGATCTCGGGAGAACAACAACGGAGGCACATCTACCATACGCACACATGCTACGCTCAATCATCCCTCAATTACATCAACGACTATAGTAGAGTTAAAATTTAAGAGAATATGTTATGTATAGtcatgaaattgatacgtttttttgttgtgaaTTGACCAATAAAACAGATCTTTTTGGAGCTCCGGCTATGACGGGACCCATCTATTGAATTTCCAAACAAATTTTCCTCATTTTGATACAGAAAATAGACACAAATCACctgtttttgatttcaaattgtttatgaATTGTAGCCGTATGCATAAACTAAGTAATGCAGTTTCTGAAAAGGGCAGGTTGGAGCTAACCATCGATACTCGTTGTTTGAAGCATATGCCCTTCTTCGATAACATAAATGCAAATCGGAATTCCGCTCCGAATTAAAACCCGATTATCCAACTTTGTGTAAATGCACATGACTATTTTTCTCGTTTTTGTAACTTTGTAACTTCATTCCTTGTTCTAAAGTCGGCAATTTATATACAATTACCGATCCGACCTGAGATAATGCTGTGAGAAGACAAgaccaaatttgaaagaagaCCAGTGCGAAGATTGTATATTACGTGCATACAGGTAATGGGTGACACGGCTGCATGGAGGGGAGCTTATGGGGTTGGACGTAAAAGTAAATAATGGGCTGATTTTCGTAGCTATGGAGAGACCAAGTAGGAACCAAAATTTGCTCAATATGTTCTCCGATTTGTATTAAATTATCTCAATATGGTAAAAGCTCAAACATAATAAAAGAGGGAGATACTAATCATGGCTTCTTAAGCCGTGATAAATCCGTTAACTTGTGTCTAATTAACAGTTGAGGGCTTTACGTAGCAATATCCAGaacaattttgtatatttatTCAACTACAAACTTCACACCATATATTCTTTACTCAAGCTTTTCTCTATAATGCATTTTTCCTTGtcaaataatcaaatcttgaatAAGTGTATCCAATAAATGGCAAATCCTCCTTAGGATTCTTTCTACCACCATTTTTGGCATCCAACTCTCTCTGTTCCATAGCTTTAGTCAAGATTGGATTATCAGGgacattttccaattcgTCAGTTGGGAAAAATCTCGTATCAGTAATCGATCGCAATTTAGGAATAAAAGGTGCATCAACTTTTCGTATAGTATCCCAATCAACACCACGGAAAAATGGATGTTGTTTAATCTCATCTGCTCCTCCATATCGACCTAATCTTTGTTCAGCTGATGTACATAATCGTTTAATTAAATCTTCGGCTTCTGGTGAAAGATGAACATCATCGGGTATTTGCAAAGTTTCTTgccaattgataattttaCGATATGTTTCATGAGGGGTTTCCGCACAAAATGGAGGCCATCCAACTAAACATTCAAACATGATTGCTCCTAACGACCACCAATCACATTCTTGTCCATATCCTTGGTGGACAAAAATTTCAGGAGCAATATAATCAGGAGTACCCACAGTGGAATAAGCCATTAATCTTCGTGATTTTCTCCATGTTTGCATTTGTTGTCTGTTTGACATGGTCAAGTGGATAGCGTCCACCATCATTGAATTACGTCCATTGTTGTTACTAGTTAATTGATTAGCTGGTAATGGCGGTTGACTAGGATTCTCTTCAAGCAACTTCTTATAATAATTCGAATCATGAGTCTTGTGGAACCCTGTTGATAATCCGAAATCACTTAGTTTGATATGTCCGCGTctatcaatcaaaatgtTATCCGGTTTAATATCACGATGAATAAAACCCAACTTGTGAATAGCTTCCAATGCCAACACACATTCGGCCATATAGAATCGAGTAATATCTTCTGTGAAAATTTGCCATCTAATCAACATTGTCATCAAATCACCTCCAGGTAAATACTCCATAATTAAGTAAAGGTATTGTGAATCTTGGAAAGAATAGAATAATGACACAACCCATGGTGAATCACTATTGGCCAATACATCTCTTTCTGCACGAACATGCGCCAATTGATCCTTTTTGTACATTTCCGacttcaacaatgtcttCATAGCATAAATATGACCGTTATCCTTCTTTTGTACTAATCTCACTTCACCAAATGCACCTTTACCGATCACTTTAATcgtttcaaaatcttccAAACATAACTTGGTTCTTCTTAAACGTAAGAActgcttttcttttttgctATAGTTTTGTATATGACGATTCTTTCGTTCTTCAGAAACTCCTGcaccttcttcaatcaatttctgcTCCATTTGCAttcttctttgatttctttcAATGGCATGATTGACCGCCATGGTGTAGAAATTCtccatcttcaacttcactGCCTTACCACGATCTTGAATCTCGCTTGGTAAAAGGTGTGGCTGCCTATTGAAATGAACGTAGTTTGAAGCTGTATTACCAGATGGGTTCAAGCTGCGGGCACCACTACTTGGTGGAGGTGTAAAGTTAGCAGTCAGTTGTTGCTGTGCTCGTACTGGTGATTGCAGAGCTTGTGGTGCAAGTTGAATAGGGGCCTGAGCTGGTTGCGGGGCCTGTCCTTGTTGTGACCAAGCAGCTGACGTGACTGGTGTCTCTGGTGGCGAACTCAACTCATGTGAGCTAGCTAAATTCAGATGTGACGAATGATTACCATTACTGATCTCCGATAAATTAGTATTAGACATGTTATTCAACTGAGTGAAATTATTCACTGGTGGCTGATAGTTCATAGAGTCTATTGAGCTAAACTGAACACCTTTACCGTTGTATCCAAAGTGAGACGAATACCCTTGATCGAACTTGTCCAGCTGTGTAAAACGAGGTGATGACATAGTGTTCGTTTGTGGAGACAAAGTGTTCAATAACCCCTGTGGTTGATTATTCGGTTGCTGTTGTCCTCTAATTGGTGAATGGGTATCAAACTGTACCGGGACTTCTTCAACTAACTCAGTTGTGTCTTCATCCATAAAGCTATCGTCACCTTGATTTGCTTGTCCGTGATTTAGCAGCTGGTATACCTCTCTCTGTGGTGCTGAGTACTGATTTgcatattgttgttgttgtagttgctgttgttgttgctgttgttgttgctgttgctgttgctgttgctgttgctgttgttgttgttgttgctgttgttgttgttgttgttgtaaatgCTGTAGGTAAAGCTGCTGCTTCTGTTCCTCtgtcaattgatcaaagttCATAACGAATGGTGTAGAAACAGACAGTAACGTTTGATTGTAATGAAAGCTGGTCCTAGTGTCCTCTAAATGAATGTGAGTTGTATGTGTTATCGTGATTAAACGTCCAGTGTATTAAGCTTGTTGTGGTTACTGGTTCACACGTTTGGATAGATCAAAAAACTGAAATTCTCGTTTCACTAAAAAAGATAATCTCTCTCTCtccttttgtttttgttttgattctCTCTCCTTTCTTTCgatttaaaattttcttttttcgTTCCCTGACGTGAAACGTTCCAGACTTGCACCAGAGCATTAGGTCCAGAATGAGAAAAAATCTGGTCGCTTCGGACGCACGCGCTCTCTCCCCAACACCTCACATTAGAGTTCTAATGCAAATACTATCACCTCTACAATGCTTAATAAAGCCCACTTCGTCTCAATATTTTACATTAatatttttattgaaatatttttaaACACGTCAAATAAACAATCAGCAACAGCCTTAGAATTGTAAAGCTTGACccttttgtttcttgtcACCACCCAATTCGAAATGTTTACATCTCTTCAAAGCCAATTGAGCCTTGGTCTTACAGACAACACATTCCAATCTCAAAACAACTTTCTTGGTAGTCTTTGCCTTTTTGTGGAAAACTGGCTTGGTTTGACCACCATAACCCTTTTGTTTTCTGTCATATCTTCTCTTACCTTGGGCAAACAATGAAGCTTTACCAGCTTTGTATTGAGTGACCTTGTGTTGGGTGTGTTTACGACATTCTTTACCTTTACAGTAGGTTCTTCTGGTTTTTGGAACGTTCACTAGAATAGATAGTTAGTATCAATTGTAAAGATATTTGGTCATCAACTGGTCCATGGTCAGTGCGGTGAGCTCTTCCTCCTTGTGAAATGTCCATAATGTATTTAATGATTAAACTTGTTTCCTAAAACTACATGTTTTCCCTGATGCGTCCATCTCCTTCGCcgttgaaatttttcacttaTCAAACTTGATGAAACAATCCCTCTCTGAACAACATTTCGATGTATAGCTCTTCCCCTCTTCAACATGCGTTAACCTCTGTTAAACGACCTCAGTATATGCTTATTGAACATACCCATCTTGTCTTGTTGTGATAAAGGTTATATGGAGCTTTCAAAAAGGAACAGAGGATTTTTCTCACAAGTAGATTTTTCCCTGCGtatgtttttgttgaagtgCGCACTATCTTTTTTTCGAGTCACGTGTAATATATGACTCCAGAAAAAAAcgtgaagaaaaaaatattctTCAGGGCTACAGACCTATGATAAAAGAACTGATGTCCTTCTATGACAACTCGAGCTGTTGTcattcatcaactacaGCATTCCAAAAGATCACATTAATGTAATTCAACTTGCCTTTCGATGACACTATTGCTTGTCTTCTCTATTGCagcttttttcttttaagATCCCAAAATCAAACGATTAAATTCTCACAGCAGAGAAGGCAGCAATTTACATGCACAGGTAGAGCCTTTCTCCGAAATGGATAACTCCCGCTACGATTTTAAAGCGCGCCCCCCACTGGAGGGATCTAACCTTGTTGATACTCTGCGATAGGTAACGTTaacaagttgcaaaaaaacgaaatcaaaatttattATATTACACAAAGAACCGAGTTAATGGAAGTACGAAAGTATACAACGAATGAGAGAAAGCTAATAAACGATACAGACCACTAATTGGCGGTGATAGTAGTATAGTATGTTGAGGTCAGTGTCACCGTTTCCTCGGCATCAGTCTCGCCATCGTAGTAGTAATCATAATTAACGTAGCAAACACCATCGGATGTAACAGTGGTTACGTTTTCAATAATCCAAGAATCGGTACTAGTGGGGATATCGGTAGCGGTAATGGTTGGACCATCAGACAGTGAGTCTGCAGTTTCCTCTGTAAACAATTCAGTGCTTGATGGTTGAACCAATTGTGTTGAGGATCCAGCACCAGGGGTAGCAGATGTTTCAGTTGAGGAAGAAGTAGCTTGTCCTGAACTTGATGATGGTGTAGCGGCATTAACTGTATCTTGCTGTGCGGTAGCTGCATCTGTTGACAGCGAAGCACTAGGCAGTgtctgttgttgttgctgctgctgctgctgttgctctgttgttgatgattgaaCTTCATTCTCACTAATTGGTGAAACATCAGCAGCCGAAATTGGTGTAGTAGCAACAGTGGTGTATGTATGAGCTGTACCCCATATTGTGGATGTGACAGTGGCGGTATAATGAGTCACCGTTGTAGTGCTAGCACTCACAATGTAGTTAGTGTATGTTGAAGTAGGGGCATTAACAATATGGGTATTGGTATGCACATCCAGCACGGTTGTTTGAAGCGTCACAACAACCacatcatcgtcatcatctCCATCACCCCTTTTTGCTGGAGCTGCAATTGTTTGCGTTagtaaagaaaatgatgcCAAACTTGCAaggaatttgttgaacttCATATTAATTAGGAAACTGGGTATATTTGTATTAAGGAATGACTGTAGTTGGATTAACTAATGATAGACTAAAGTTGGAATTAACGAGTggaaaacaacaaaaaagaacGACTTGGGTATGAAGTTGTGATAACTGTGTGGTTAGCTTATTTGGGGTATTATATATGAGTATGGTTGAACTGAAGAAAGAGTTTCCTCTTCGTAGTTCGGCTGCTTTTTCTAGAGTTTATATAACATTTCTAGCCGTAGGTTCCAAGATTATTGTATGTGTTGTTTCCTTTCCCAACCATCGTTTCAAGTCATGTAATTGTGCATGCAGAGTGCTGGCTCTTTTGCCTCATAAGTTCAGGTACATACGGAAGAAACTCtactcaattgatgattaaGTCTGAAATAATATGGTGCGCGTTTAAAGTTcacacaaaattgaaaaaaatcgCTGGGTGCGAAATCCAAATTAGGAAatcgaaaaagaaatgagTGTAATGCTTTTGTTTAGCCAAACCATTGTTCTAGGTCATAAATGCTGCTTGGGAAGTTATGAGAATAATGCTGTTATGAAGTTATTAAACGGTTACAAAATAACGATGAATTCTAACGGAAAGTACTTTATTGGCATAGTGATAGCTTATATATCTCTAAGTTGCTTTCATTGTAGAACTCTGCGATGTTAGGTTAACTCAGTCTTGAAAGATATTAACAATAGAGATGTATTTGGAAGAGTACAAACATGATATAAACAACTTAATAAATTGCATACTTTTTGTCAAGAtttagtttcaaaattcaactaaAAACCAAGCAACAATAGAAATGGTTCAGCTAACACTTTTGCACAAGTAATTTAATACACCTTGCTTCAATAAAGACTCGTTTCAGTTAATTGCCCAGCACTGTTTACTTTCAATGTATGGTGCGTTGT is from Candida orthopsilosis Co 90-125, chromosome 1 draft sequence and encodes:
- a CDS encoding Cbk1 Ser/Thr kinase (Ser/Thr kinase of cell wall integrity pathway) — its product is MNFDQLTEEQKQQLYLQHLQQQQQQQQQQQQQQQQQQQQQQQQQQQQQQLQQQQYANQYSAPQREVYQSLNHGQANQGDDSFMDEDTTELVEEVPVQFDTHSPIRGQQQPNNQPQGLLNTLSPQTNTMSSPRFTQSDKFDQGYSSHFGYNGKGVQFSSIDSMNYQPPVNNFTQLNNMSNTNLSEISNGNHSSHSNLASSHELSSPPETPVTSAAWSQQGQAPQPAQAPIQLAPQASQSPVRAQQQSTANFTPPPSSGARSLNPSGNTASNYVHFNRQPHLLPSEIQDRGKAVKLKMENFYTMAVNHAIERNQRRMQMEQKLIEEGAGVSEERKNRHIQNYSKKEKQFLRLRRTKLCLEDFETIKVIGKGAFGEVRLVQKKDNGHIYAMKTLLKSEMYKKDQLAHVRAERDVLANSDSPWVVSLFYSFQDSQYLYLIMEYLPGGDLMTMLIRWQIFTEDITRFYMAECVLALEAIHKLGFIHRDIKPDNILIDRRGHIKLSDFGLSTGFHKTHDSNYYKKLLEENPSQPPLPANQLTSNNNGRNSMMVDAIHLTMSNRQQMQTWRKSRRLMAYSTVGTPDYIAPEIFVHQGYGQECDWWSLGAIMFECLVGWPPFCAETPHETYRKIINWQETLQIPDDVHLSPEAEDLIKRLCTSAEQRLGRYGGADEIKQHPFFRGVDWDTIRKVDAPFIPKLRSITDTRFFPTDELENVPDNPILTKAMEQRELDAKNGGRKNPKEDLPFIGYTYSRFDYLTRKNAL
- a CDS encoding Fgr41 GPI-anchored protein; protein product: MKFNKFLASLASFSLLTQTIAAPAKRGDGDDDDDVVVVTLQTTVSDVHTNTHIVNAPTSTYTNYIVSASTTTVTHYTATVTSTIWGTAHTYTTVATTPISAADVSPISENEVQSSTTEQQQQQQQQQQTSPSASSSTDAATAQQDTVNAATPSSSSGQATSSSTETSATPGAGSSTQLVQPSSTELFTEETADSSSDGPTITATDIPTSTDSWIIENVTTVTSDGVCYVNYDYYYDGETDAEETVTSTSTYYTTITAN